The following coding sequences are from one Achromobacter sp. B7 window:
- a CDS encoding flavodoxin family protein: MGRIGIFFYSRTGTGRMVAQRLASVSGWPAYEIRDVSPRVGLQGDLRCVLDVLLKRSPPFRYDGPAPDQFEHVVLIAPVWMRALAAPMRSFLTTHGRLIRAYSVICVMSGYGGFRAVDDMVRAAGAKPRSVLLLKESEVLAEECDASLCRFREQTLAAPGPGGWNDPLLPSIDA, translated from the coding sequence ATGGGACGCATCGGCATTTTCTTTTATTCACGCACCGGCACCGGACGCATGGTGGCCCAGCGCCTGGCATCGGTCAGCGGCTGGCCCGCTTACGAAATCCGCGATGTCTCGCCGCGCGTGGGGTTGCAGGGCGATCTGCGCTGCGTGCTCGACGTTCTGCTCAAGCGCAGCCCGCCGTTTCGTTACGACGGCCCCGCGCCGGACCAGTTTGAACACGTGGTGCTGATCGCGCCCGTGTGGATGCGGGCGCTGGCGGCGCCCATGCGCTCGTTCCTGACAACGCACGGCCGGTTGATCCGCGCGTACTCGGTGATCTGCGTCATGTCCGGATATGGCGGGTTCCGCGCGGTGGACGATATGGTCCGCGCCGCGGGAGCCAAGCCTCGCTCTGTGCTGCTGTTGAAGGAGTCCGAGGTGCTGGCCGAGGAATGCGATGCGTCCCTTTGCCGCTTTCGCGAGCAGACGCTGGCTGCCCCGGGCCCGGGCGGCTGGAACGACCCGCTGCTGCCCTCGATCGACGCCTGA
- a CDS encoding PAS domain-containing sensor histidine kinase, producing MTPSPIAPPLLDIIQSATEPIITIDEHQRIVMFNPAAERVFLCQARQAIGASLDILIPVRFRAIHAKHVSRFKDTGVSDRQMGLGAPLWGLRSNGEEFPMEASISQTRTDAGVFLSIFLRDITERQRIDQALRASRDELTRLSNALLHVREQEKKHIARELHDDLGQSLTALTMELAQLEAGLAPEDIGARERVRAMRRVIKATFASLRRIASDLRPVMLDDLGLAAAVEWLVANFVSRYGIDTHADIRMGPAEPSKRVATTLFRVVQEALTNIAKHAQATQVRVQLSCDQTHCKLTVQDNGVGATPESLTKKLPLSLGLQGIRERVRLLNGEVTINTRKKGGFRLHADVPAQHPESPWEES from the coding sequence ATGACGCCATCGCCTATCGCCCCGCCGCTGCTGGACATCATCCAGTCCGCTACCGAGCCGATCATCACGATCGACGAGCATCAACGCATCGTGATGTTCAACCCGGCGGCCGAACGCGTGTTTCTATGCCAGGCCCGACAGGCCATCGGCGCCAGCCTGGACATCCTGATACCCGTGCGTTTTCGCGCGATTCACGCCAAGCACGTCAGCCGATTCAAGGATACGGGCGTGTCGGACCGGCAGATGGGCCTGGGCGCGCCGCTATGGGGTCTGCGTTCCAACGGCGAAGAATTCCCGATGGAAGCGTCCATCTCGCAAACCCGGACCGACGCCGGCGTATTCCTGTCCATCTTCCTGCGCGACATCACAGAACGCCAACGCATCGACCAGGCCCTGCGCGCCTCGCGCGACGAGTTGACGCGGCTGTCCAACGCCTTGCTGCATGTGCGCGAACAGGAAAAGAAACACATCGCACGCGAGCTGCACGACGACCTGGGCCAGAGCCTCACGGCGCTGACCATGGAACTGGCCCAACTGGAAGCCGGGCTGGCGCCGGAGGACATAGGCGCCCGCGAGCGGGTGCGCGCCATGCGTCGGGTGATCAAGGCGACCTTCGCTTCGCTGCGGCGCATTGCCTCGGACCTGCGGCCCGTCATGCTGGATGACCTGGGCCTGGCCGCCGCGGTGGAATGGTTGGTCGCCAATTTTGTGTCGCGCTATGGCATCGACACCCATGCCGACATACGCATGGGGCCGGCCGAACCCTCCAAGCGTGTCGCCACGACGCTGTTTCGGGTGGTTCAGGAAGCGCTGACCAATATCGCCAAGCATGCCCAGGCCACGCAGGTGCGCGTCCAACTTTCTTGCGACCAAACGCACTGCAAGCTGACGGTGCAAGACAACGGCGTGGGCGCGACGCCGGAAAGCCTGACCAAGAAGCTGCCCCTGTCGCTGGGGCTGCAAGGCATACGCGAGCGCGTGCGGCTGCTTAACGGAGAAGTCACCATCAACACCCGGAAAAAAGGCGGATTCCGGCTGCACGCCGACGTGCCGGCGCAGCATCCCGAGTCCCCATGGGAGGAATCGTGA
- a CDS encoding response regulator transcription factor yields MGGIVITVMLADDHTLLREGLRRLLEQAGDILVQGEAANGVEAMQLLRQHQGDLLVLDMSMPGRDGVELIRQIKNAHPTLPILVLTMHGEQQYAVQAIKAGAAGYLTKDSAAEELVQAVRKVAAGGRYLSPLLAESIAFERHGQTGDLPHSLLSDRELSVFRYLASGLDNSDIARRLFLSVKTVSTYKSRILVKMSLRNQTDLVRYAIRHRLIDDHDPPDD; encoded by the coding sequence ATGGGAGGAATCGTGATTACCGTCATGCTGGCAGACGATCACACCTTGCTGCGGGAAGGCCTTCGGCGCCTGCTGGAGCAGGCGGGCGACATCCTGGTTCAAGGCGAAGCGGCAAACGGCGTCGAAGCGATGCAGTTGCTGCGGCAACATCAGGGGGATCTGCTGGTGCTGGACATGTCGATGCCGGGCCGCGACGGCGTGGAACTGATCCGGCAAATCAAAAATGCGCATCCGACGCTGCCCATCCTTGTGCTGACCATGCATGGTGAACAGCAGTACGCCGTGCAGGCGATCAAGGCGGGGGCGGCGGGATACCTGACCAAGGACAGCGCCGCCGAAGAATTGGTGCAGGCGGTGCGAAAAGTGGCGGCGGGGGGGCGCTACCTGAGTCCCTTGCTGGCCGAGAGCATCGCATTCGAGCGGCACGGCCAGACCGGTGACCTGCCGCATTCGTTGTTGTCCGATCGCGAACTCTCCGTGTTCCGTTACCTGGCTTCCGGCCTGGACAACTCAGACATCGCGCGGCGCTTGTTCCTTAGCGTCAAGACCGTCAGCACCTACAAGAGCCGGATCCTGGTCAAGATGAGCCTGCGCAACCAGACCGACCTGGTGCGTTATGCCATCCGGCATCGCCTGATCGACGATCACGACCCGCCGGATGACTAA
- a CDS encoding helix-turn-helix domain-containing protein, with protein sequence MDAALVSPSNIAWQPAMPSACQTCSAERFCRPVGQAEPSSMFPVNRSRKVIHRGESVYRTGDALQNFFLLRSGSVKMRVTNSSGLEQITAFPVAGAMLGLDGIETGHHTCDAIALEDSLVCVLPFADLMRNCRDDFGAAQHFNRLIAHDTNQYCRLLLTLGCMSAEERVAGFLIGISEQMSASGYSPMAFTLKMTREDIANHLGMKVETVCRVFSRLQEAALVQVRKRQLEIRNVDALRKMSCG encoded by the coding sequence ATGGACGCTGCCCTTGTCAGTCCCAGCAACATCGCATGGCAGCCCGCCATGCCTTCCGCTTGCCAGACGTGCTCGGCCGAACGCTTCTGCCGTCCGGTGGGGCAAGCCGAACCGTCTTCCATGTTCCCCGTGAACCGTAGCCGCAAGGTGATTCATCGCGGCGAATCCGTCTACCGGACCGGAGACGCGTTGCAGAATTTCTTCCTGCTGCGTTCGGGATCGGTCAAGATGCGGGTCACCAACTCCTCGGGGCTGGAGCAGATCACCGCGTTCCCGGTTGCCGGCGCCATGCTGGGGTTGGACGGCATCGAAACGGGTCACCATACCTGCGACGCCATCGCCCTGGAAGATTCACTGGTTTGCGTGCTGCCGTTCGCCGATCTGATGCGCAACTGCCGCGACGACTTTGGCGCGGCCCAGCATTTCAACCGTTTGATCGCGCACGACACCAACCAGTACTGCCGGCTGCTGCTGACCCTGGGTTGCATGTCGGCGGAAGAACGGGTGGCGGGCTTCCTGATAGGCATTTCCGAACAAATGTCCGCCAGCGGTTATTCGCCCATGGCCTTCACGCTGAAGATGACGCGCGAGGACATCGCCAACCATCTGGGCATGAAGGTCGAGACCGTCTGCCGGGTGTTTTCGCGGCTACAGGAGGCGGCATTGGTGCAGGTGCGCAAACGGCAACTGGAGATCCGTAACGTAGACGCGCTGCGCAAGATGAGTTGCGGTTAG
- a CDS encoding RNA polymerase sigma factor, producing the protein MSHPPKARKDWLAHYAEMIGKWRGRGHEDGEDAMHDTVVGMLEGDVAAIYDPRAYLSRGTSNRLVSKHRHVSTLEITSLDEMARSDHPATPPADDGVRFQQLADELTRALEDLPPKCRHVYLRCRLEGWTHTEIAQEMGLSRSMVEKYMTRSVRHINERLQHHAPL; encoded by the coding sequence ATGTCCCACCCTCCCAAGGCCAGGAAAGACTGGCTCGCCCATTACGCGGAGATGATCGGCAAATGGCGCGGGCGGGGGCACGAGGATGGCGAGGACGCCATGCACGACACCGTGGTGGGCATGCTTGAAGGCGACGTCGCGGCGATTTATGATCCCCGCGCCTACCTGTCGCGCGGCACCTCGAACCGGCTGGTCAGCAAGCATCGGCATGTGAGCACGCTGGAAATCACGTCGCTGGACGAGATGGCGCGCAGCGACCACCCCGCCACGCCGCCCGCCGATGACGGCGTGCGGTTTCAGCAACTGGCCGACGAACTTACCCGCGCACTGGAAGACCTGCCCCCTAAGTGCCGGCACGTCTATCTGCGATGCCGGCTGGAAGGCTGGACGCATACCGAGATCGCGCAAGAAATGGGCCTGTCGCGCAGCATGGTGGAAAAATACATGACGCGCTCGGTGCGTCACATCAACGAACGGCTGCAACACCATGCCCCACTCTGA
- a CDS encoding FecR family protein, with product MPHSETGYPAPGHGGGDPRHPRMPPRNDDGGSDGSDALDHPADAAHWFARMQSGEVTAADRQAFTAWRDASPDNDHDYRRLSAQWDAVLSLPHARLRGLMDASLTAPRPPAMSRRRFGLRVAAACAVPLVAGLVAAPFVFDGNDTLVNYATRKNERREVTLPDGSVLSLNGDTRVAARFGAGERRVELEQGEAFFDVRHDTSRPFVVVGGLGQVTVTGTRFNVRRDSDRLQVSVESGSVRLQTGSWWRRHERRLSAGQQAVAYPGSTLSEVAAVNVQDLTAWQRGKIIFNNVPLATVISEMNRYLPRPASLDAPALAQHRVSGIFSVDDPLAMIDALPAIAPVTLDRQQDGAIRIVAR from the coding sequence ATGCCCCACTCTGAAACCGGCTACCCCGCACCCGGCCACGGTGGCGGCGACCCCAGGCACCCGCGCATGCCGCCGCGCAATGACGACGGCGGCAGCGATGGCAGCGACGCGCTGGACCATCCCGCCGACGCCGCCCACTGGTTTGCGCGCATGCAGTCCGGCGAAGTCACCGCCGCGGACCGGCAGGCCTTCACCGCCTGGCGCGATGCCAGCCCCGACAACGACCACGATTACCGCCGCCTGAGCGCCCAATGGGACGCCGTGCTGTCGCTGCCGCATGCGCGCCTGCGCGGCTTGATGGACGCCTCGCTGACGGCGCCCCGCCCGCCCGCGATGTCGCGGCGGCGCTTTGGCCTGCGCGTGGCGGCGGCCTGTGCGGTGCCGCTGGTGGCCGGCTTGGTGGCGGCGCCGTTCGTCTTTGACGGCAACGACACGCTGGTCAATTACGCCACGCGCAAGAATGAGCGGCGCGAGGTCACCTTGCCGGACGGCTCGGTGCTGAGCCTGAACGGCGACACTCGCGTGGCGGCCCGTTTTGGCGCGGGGGAGCGGCGCGTGGAACTGGAACAGGGCGAAGCATTTTTCGATGTGCGGCACGATACGTCGCGCCCATTCGTGGTGGTCGGCGGGCTGGGGCAAGTCACCGTGACGGGCACCCGGTTCAATGTGCGGCGCGACAGCGACCGTTTGCAGGTCAGCGTGGAATCCGGCTCCGTGCGTTTGCAGACGGGGTCCTGGTGGCGCCGGCACGAACGCCGGCTGAGCGCCGGCCAGCAAGCCGTTGCCTACCCGGGCAGCACGTTAAGCGAGGTCGCCGCCGTCAATGTGCAGGACCTGACGGCGTGGCAGCGCGGCAAGATCATATTCAACAACGTGCCGCTGGCCACCGTCATCAGCGAGATGAACCGCTACCTGCCCCGGCCCGCCAGCCTGGACGCCCCGGCGCTGGCGCAACACCGCGTGTCCGGCATCTTCAGCGTGGACGACCCGCTGGCGATGATCGATGCGCTGCCGGCCATTGCCCCCGTCACGCTGGACCGCCAACAGGACGGCGCGATACGCATCGTGGCGCGTTGA
- a CDS encoding TonB-dependent receptor, producing MKPVSARPALRVPSRVPSRVVLSALAFSLSLAFGMAPAAHAQEAPVSVNIAAQPLGDALLQLGSQTSLQIFYSQDILAGQQARALSGKLSPEDALRQLLQGTGIEYTRNGNNVTLSRPGTAGGTVQLEAVTVTAGILGELAPPFTGGQLATGGSLGVLGSEDVMDTPFSTVNYTSELLYDQQARTLADVVVNDASVRTLTSSGGFGEDFQIRGFAVGSGDVSVNGLYGLVSSSRVPVQILERVEVLKGPGAFMRGIPPNGSIGGAINVVTKRAEDEPLARATLGYASKANFTGQLDLARRFGEDNAWGLRFNGVKRGGESTLRDGKQGLDMGALGIDYRGARLRWSADAIHQEDVIENFRSQIGWQANVTELPSPPDGDINFYPGTRLSQRDSTIMSRLEYDFTDNLTGHIAAGYRDGKVRQIFPVTVNMAGARQSVDQDGNFNVMTTYYDSYSKTRSGDAGLTARFATGPVNHRVTLGATYMKQELGNAYSTGSAIVASNIYDPTPIPDGPAVRLTPQKASDTTLTSFALADTLSFAQDRILLTAGIRHQVVDVDSYNTAGARTSGYRASANSPIGGIVVKPLQNVSVYANFTEGLTRGTIVGDTYENRGAVLAPYKSKQYETGVKVDWDGNIITTLSLFQIARPSGQADDSNVYGYFGEQRNRGLELTGYGELVRGLRLMASAAFIDSELTKTPGGVSQGNRPAGVPASTYNLGLDWDTPWVQGLSLNGRAIRTSSVYLNNANTLRLPGYTRFDLGARYATQIAGKDVVFRANVENVADKKYWLASGSFVTNAAGRTYMLSASINY from the coding sequence TTGAAACCCGTATCTGCCCGACCCGCTTTGCGAGTGCCCTCGCGCGTGCCCTCGCGCGTGGTTCTCAGCGCGCTTGCATTCTCGCTATCGCTTGCCTTCGGCATGGCACCCGCCGCGCACGCGCAGGAAGCCCCCGTCAGCGTCAACATTGCCGCGCAGCCGCTGGGCGACGCGCTGTTGCAACTGGGCTCGCAGACTTCCTTGCAGATCTTTTATTCGCAGGACATTCTTGCCGGCCAGCAGGCACGCGCCCTGTCGGGCAAGCTGTCGCCCGAAGACGCGCTGCGCCAGCTGTTGCAGGGCACCGGCATCGAGTACACGCGCAACGGCAACAACGTCACGCTGTCGCGCCCCGGCACGGCCGGCGGCACCGTGCAGCTTGAAGCGGTGACCGTCACCGCCGGCATTCTGGGCGAGCTGGCCCCGCCCTTTACCGGCGGGCAGCTTGCCACCGGCGGCAGCCTGGGCGTGCTGGGTTCGGAAGACGTGATGGACACGCCGTTCAGCACCGTGAACTACACGTCCGAACTGCTGTACGACCAACAGGCCCGCACGCTGGCCGACGTGGTGGTCAACGACGCGTCGGTGCGCACGTTGACCTCAAGCGGCGGCTTTGGCGAAGACTTCCAGATCCGCGGCTTTGCCGTGGGCAGCGGCGACGTCAGCGTGAACGGCCTGTATGGCCTGGTGTCGTCCAGCCGCGTGCCGGTGCAGATCCTGGAACGCGTGGAAGTGCTCAAGGGCCCCGGCGCCTTCATGCGCGGCATTCCGCCCAACGGCAGCATCGGTGGCGCGATCAACGTGGTGACCAAGCGCGCCGAAGACGAACCGCTGGCGCGCGCCACGCTGGGCTACGCCAGCAAGGCCAACTTCACCGGCCAACTGGACCTGGCCCGCCGCTTTGGCGAAGACAACGCCTGGGGCCTGCGCTTTAACGGCGTCAAGCGCGGGGGTGAATCCACGTTGCGCGACGGCAAGCAAGGCCTGGACATGGGCGCGCTGGGCATCGACTATCGCGGCGCGCGGCTGCGCTGGTCAGCCGACGCCATCCACCAGGAAGACGTGATCGAGAATTTCCGCTCGCAGATCGGCTGGCAGGCCAACGTGACCGAGCTGCCCTCGCCGCCCGACGGCGACATCAACTTCTACCCCGGCACGCGTCTGTCGCAGCGCGACAGCACGATCATGTCGCGCCTGGAATATGACTTCACCGACAACCTGACCGGCCACATCGCGGCGGGCTATCGCGACGGCAAGGTGCGGCAGATTTTCCCCGTCACCGTCAACATGGCGGGCGCGCGCCAGTCGGTGGACCAGGACGGCAACTTCAACGTCATGACGACGTACTACGACTCGTACTCGAAAACGCGCAGCGGCGACGCCGGCCTGACCGCGCGCTTTGCCACGGGCCCGGTCAATCACCGCGTGACGCTGGGCGCGACCTACATGAAGCAGGAATTGGGCAACGCCTATTCCACCGGGTCGGCCATCGTGGCGTCCAACATCTACGACCCCACGCCCATTCCCGACGGCCCAGCCGTACGCCTGACGCCGCAAAAAGCGTCCGACACCACGCTGACCAGCTTTGCGCTGGCCGACACGCTGTCCTTTGCGCAGGACCGCATCCTGTTGACGGCCGGCATCCGCCACCAGGTCGTGGACGTAGACAGCTACAACACCGCCGGCGCGCGCACCAGCGGCTACCGGGCCAGCGCCAACTCGCCCATCGGCGGCATCGTTGTCAAGCCGCTGCAGAACGTGTCGGTCTACGCCAACTTCACCGAAGGCCTGACGCGCGGCACGATCGTGGGCGACACCTACGAAAACCGTGGCGCCGTGCTGGCGCCCTACAAGTCCAAGCAGTATGAAACCGGCGTAAAGGTGGACTGGGACGGCAACATCATCACCACCCTGTCGCTCTTTCAGATTGCGCGCCCGTCCGGCCAGGCCGACGACAGCAACGTCTACGGCTACTTCGGCGAACAGCGCAACCGTGGCCTGGAACTGACCGGCTACGGCGAACTGGTGCGCGGCCTGCGCCTGATGGCCAGCGCCGCCTTCATCGACAGCGAACTGACCAAGACGCCCGGCGGCGTCAGCCAGGGCAACCGCCCGGCCGGCGTGCCCGCCAGCACCTACAACCTGGGGCTGGACTGGGACACGCCATGGGTGCAGGGCCTGAGCCTGAACGGCCGCGCCATCCGCACATCGTCGGTCTACTTGAACAACGCCAACACGCTGCGCCTGCCCGGCTACACGCGCTTTGACCTGGGCGCGCGCTACGCGACGCAGATCGCCGGCAAGGACGTCGTGTTCCGCGCCAACGTCGAAAACGTGGCCGACAAGAAGTACTGGCTGGCCTCGGGCTCTTTCGTGACGAACGCGGCGGGTCGCACGTATATGTTGTCGGCGTCGATCAACTACTGA
- a CDS encoding MBL fold metallo-hydrolase: MFRTDTPLSTSPSHAGVQTPVDLVASRYAVRIGDIDAMVVSDGVLPLPTSTMATNADPADLADWLDHMFMPPDAFDWPLNVMVACSGEQTILIDAGLGGQFPGFPRAGLFPQRLACAGIALESVTDVIITHMHMDHVGGLLVDDVKKRLRPDVRIHVAAAEVAFWTSPDFSQTVMPKPVPDVLRTTATAFYNEYRDRLRLFDDKHQVAPGVTVRVTGGHTPGHSVVDLVSGGERLTFAGDAMFPVGFDHPDWHNGFEHDPDVSAQVRIGLFRELAENRGLLVAAHLPFPSVGRIAVAGDAFRWVPVIWDF, translated from the coding sequence ATGTTTCGCACCGATACCCCCCTGTCCACCTCCCCTTCGCATGCCGGCGTCCAGACCCCCGTGGACCTGGTCGCGTCCCGTTACGCGGTACGCATCGGCGACATCGACGCGATGGTCGTCAGTGACGGCGTCCTGCCCCTGCCCACGTCCACGATGGCCACCAACGCCGACCCCGCCGACCTGGCGGACTGGCTGGACCACATGTTCATGCCGCCCGATGCGTTCGACTGGCCGCTGAACGTGATGGTGGCTTGCAGCGGCGAGCAAACCATCTTGATCGACGCGGGCCTGGGCGGGCAGTTTCCCGGCTTCCCGCGTGCCGGGCTGTTTCCGCAGCGGCTCGCTTGCGCGGGCATTGCGCTGGAATCCGTGACGGACGTGATCATCACCCACATGCACATGGACCATGTTGGCGGCCTGCTGGTGGACGATGTGAAAAAGCGGCTGCGCCCGGACGTGCGCATCCACGTGGCGGCTGCCGAGGTCGCGTTCTGGACGTCGCCCGACTTTTCGCAGACGGTGATGCCCAAGCCGGTGCCCGACGTGCTGCGTACCACGGCCACCGCGTTCTATAACGAATACCGCGACCGGCTGCGCCTGTTCGACGACAAGCACCAGGTGGCGCCGGGCGTGACGGTGCGCGTCACCGGTGGCCATACGCCCGGCCACAGCGTGGTCGATCTGGTCTCGGGCGGCGAACGCCTGACCTTTGCGGGCGACGCGATGTTTCCCGTGGGCTTTGACCACCCGGACTGGCACAACGGCTTTGAGCACGACCCCGACGTATCCGCCCAAGTTCGCATCGGGCTGTTCCGCGAGCTTGCGGAAAACCGTGGGCTGCTGGTGGCCGCCCACTTGCCGTTTCCGTCGGTGGGCCGGATTGCGGTGGCGGGCGACGCGTTTCGCTGGGTCCCGGTGATTTGGGATTTCTGA
- a CDS encoding RNA polymerase sigma-70 factor translates to MTDSLLLFERHRPRLFALAYRMLGAVAEAEDVVQEAWLRWHGADHALVENAEAWLVTATTRLSIDRLRAAKLERAQYTGVWLPEPMLMAAPSTPEQIHEFADDVSVAFLFMLERLSPDARAAFLMHDVFDADYEDIADTLGKTQAACRQLVRRARLQLRQGAPRETVSRAALHRLLLAFADAMQRSDFHGLHALLSDDAELIGDGGGKATAFARLVGGKRLAQLFYAGKRRFGDGLRAEVVEINGQWTLLRYIDGQLESVQSYETDGQRLTRVLVQRNPDKLARIAAALPQG, encoded by the coding sequence ATGACCGATTCATTGCTACTTTTCGAGCGTCACCGCCCGCGCCTGTTCGCGCTGGCGTATCGCATGCTGGGCGCGGTGGCTGAGGCCGAGGACGTGGTGCAGGAAGCATGGCTGCGCTGGCACGGCGCCGACCACGCCTTGGTGGAAAACGCCGAGGCCTGGCTTGTCACGGCCACCACGCGCTTGTCCATCGACCGCCTGCGCGCGGCCAAGCTTGAACGCGCCCAGTACACGGGCGTATGGCTGCCCGAACCCATGCTGATGGCCGCGCCGTCCACGCCTGAACAGATCCACGAATTCGCGGACGATGTGTCCGTGGCGTTTCTGTTCATGTTGGAACGTCTGTCGCCCGACGCGCGCGCGGCCTTCCTGATGCACGACGTGTTCGATGCCGATTACGAAGACATCGCCGACACGCTGGGCAAGACACAGGCAGCCTGCCGCCAGCTGGTACGGCGCGCCCGGCTGCAACTGCGCCAGGGCGCGCCGCGTGAAACCGTCTCGCGCGCGGCCCTGCACCGCTTGTTGCTGGCCTTTGCCGACGCCATGCAGCGCAGCGATTTCCACGGCTTGCATGCGCTATTAAGCGACGACGCCGAACTGATCGGCGACGGCGGTGGCAAGGCCACCGCGTTTGCGCGGCTGGTGGGTGGCAAACGGCTGGCGCAATTGTTCTACGCGGGCAAGCGCCGCTTTGGCGACGGCCTGCGCGCCGAGGTCGTAGAGATCAACGGGCAATGGACCTTGCTTCGATACATCGACGGGCAACTGGAATCGGTGCAGTCGTACGAGACGGACGGACAACGGTTGACGCGCGTGCTGGTGCAGCGCAACCCCGACAAGCTCGCGCGGATCGCAGCAGCGCTCCCGCAGGGCTGA
- a CDS encoding LysR family transcriptional regulator, with protein MSTPLFAPSITPSPLGPDSLADSFATSYAGVVAFIAVAVEGNFAKAGDRLGIGRSAVSRSVQKLEDQLGTRLFVRTTRSTSLTAEGRQFYDQCHPGVARIVQALDDMRELREGPPSGHLRVCSTVGFGRKVVAPLLHGFCRANPGIAVDLLLDDGPTDFAADGVDVSFRNGRMEDSQVIAKKIIPMQMLLCASPGYAAAHGLPASVDDILDHRGVNFRLASGRIFEWEFKLGDRLQKVTPPAMLTFNDADLVLQAVLDGHGIAQMAAYQVCDHLRAGTLVACLPQHAPDDRGHYLCFLSRQHLPARMRVFIDYMTEHIRGSGLLPPPAPPRYFLTPDWLNQVSKSIEPKRADGLLAPPDKPLHKL; from the coding sequence ATGTCGACACCCTTGTTTGCCCCATCGATCACCCCCTCTCCCCTTGGGCCGGATTCCCTGGCCGACAGCTTTGCCACCAGCTATGCCGGCGTGGTGGCATTCATTGCGGTGGCCGTCGAAGGCAACTTCGCCAAGGCGGGCGACCGGCTGGGCATCGGGCGGTCGGCCGTCAGCCGCAGCGTGCAGAAACTGGAAGACCAGCTGGGCACCCGGCTGTTCGTGCGCACCACGCGCAGCACGTCACTGACCGCCGAGGGGCGGCAGTTTTACGACCAGTGCCATCCCGGCGTGGCGCGTATCGTGCAAGCGCTGGATGACATGCGCGAACTGCGCGAAGGCCCGCCGTCGGGCCACCTGCGCGTGTGTTCCACCGTGGGCTTTGGCCGCAAGGTCGTCGCGCCCCTGCTGCACGGGTTCTGCCGGGCCAACCCCGGCATTGCGGTGGACCTGCTGCTGGACGATGGGCCGACCGACTTCGCGGCGGACGGCGTTGACGTGTCGTTTCGCAATGGCCGCATGGAAGACAGCCAGGTCATCGCAAAAAAAATCATCCCCATGCAGATGCTGCTGTGCGCCTCGCCCGGCTACGCCGCCGCGCACGGCCTGCCCGCCAGCGTGGACGACATCCTGGACCACCGTGGCGTGAACTTCCGACTGGCGTCGGGCCGGATCTTTGAATGGGAATTCAAGCTGGGCGACCGCTTGCAGAAGGTGACGCCGCCCGCGATGCTGACCTTCAACGACGCCGACCTGGTGTTGCAGGCGGTGCTCGACGGCCACGGCATTGCGCAGATGGCCGCCTACCAGGTTTGCGACCATCTGCGTGCCGGCACGCTGGTGGCCTGCCTGCCGCAGCACGCGCCCGATGACCGCGGGCATTACCTGTGCTTTTTAAGCCGCCAGCATCTGCCCGCCCGCATGCGCGTGTTCATCGACTACATGACCGAGCACATCCGGGGCTCCGGCTTGCTGCCGCCCCCGGCGCCGCCCCGCTATTTCCTGACGCCCGACTGGCTGAACCAGGTGTCGAAGTCTATCGAACCCAAGCGCGCCGATGGCCTCCTGGCCCCGCCGGACAAGCCGCTTCACAAGCTTTGA
- a CDS encoding carboxymuconolactone decarboxylase family protein has translation MSQRLNAFAQSPALFKKFVEFGMLLKSGSIEPSILGLIEIRASQINGCGFCLDMHVKEAKIRGEGELRLHHVAIWRESTEFSPRERACLAWTEALTTLGAHGVPDDIYERVRGELSEKEISDLSFAIMAINGWNRLNVGFRTVPGSADKAYGLDKANFS, from the coding sequence ATGAGTCAACGCCTTAACGCTTTTGCGCAATCGCCCGCGCTGTTCAAGAAGTTTGTCGAATTCGGCATGTTGTTGAAGTCGGGGTCGATCGAGCCGTCCATCCTGGGCCTGATCGAGATCCGCGCGTCCCAGATCAACGGCTGCGGCTTCTGCCTGGACATGCACGTGAAAGAGGCCAAGATCCGCGGCGAAGGCGAATTGCGCCTGCACCATGTTGCGATCTGGCGCGAGTCCACGGAATTTTCACCGCGCGAACGGGCCTGCCTGGCATGGACCGAAGCACTGACGACGTTGGGCGCACACGGCGTGCCGGACGACATCTACGAGCGCGTACGCGGCGAATTGTCCGAAAAAGAAATCAGCGACCTCAGCTTCGCCATCATGGCCATCAACGGGTGGAACCGGCTGAACGTGGGCTTTCGCACCGTGCCGGGCTCGGCCGACAAGGCCTATGGCCTGGACAAAGCCAACTTCAGCTAA